GAAGTGGTTTGAAATAACTGTAGAAACCACGATGACGGATGAGTGGATAAATATATTCTAGTAATTTGGAATGAAAAAATGCaatctaaaaatgaaaaagttttgaatgttttaataatttttaacatttgtttgaaaatattatattttagacttaTTCAGTtaacaatttcataataatattatggtgaaTGATGAAATTTTCTGTTTACGAAAACTTtggaagtataaaatatatttgaaaataaaatatgtatattgtatttttattaagttatttacaataatgataaatagaaaatattatatacagataaTATACTTCATAAATTAGTTGTAAATTACTCATATaagactatattaaaataataataaaccaattccaataatagtaggtaataggtaggtatatgctGTGTATAtccaaaaatgtgtaaaagttgtttataattcgttatttttattaagtttccaaactatttaaatctttatttcaagtttttatttgattttttccaagaataatttatttaaataaatttgaaacaaaaataaagtacgtatataatttaattttaagctcaAATATTCgttagcattttttttaatagagtaaatttttagttgaatataaatagtggtaatttattacatttcataaaaaaaacccaacaacaatgaaatattatgtattatttcggTACTTTATGTAGGTATCAAGCGGggttcaaaacaatattatggagcattttattatagaatttttctcgcaaatatatgattattgtaaaataaaaacatttctctgggtaaatattttactttcgcAACAAGagatattaaatctattatgcgattatatgataataaataataatattataaatttattacaatattgctAAGAAATTTTATCGAACAACAAAACATTTAGGTTTGAAGAGATTCGCGGGAGAAATGCGAGGTAGGTATTCCATGTTTAGGCAGAACACTATGAGCTTGCACCTGTAGAGCGGATAGTGGTTAGTAAAAAGTGGAATTCTACGATGTCTTAATTATGAGAAATAACAAATAAGGTCGAAGGAATTCGCATCTCgagaatgatttaataataattttctacccGAGTTTTTTTGTTGACATTATGGAATTCGCGCATGAGTACTCGTTATTGCGTACAGATGAAATAAGTATAGAAATCGCCGTATTGGTTGGATTTCAGCGTCGTTTCCCATACCTAGTTGAACATACTTTTCCGCCTGAGTCTTCCTTcattacgaatattatataatgctcTGCACATAGAGTATGTTAATTGTTTTGGATGTGCTGTGTAGGTTAACCTAATTATTAGGAAAACACGAATTAGACATTTTGAATTTCCATCATCTGTCAGAATAAATCACACACTATCTTTACTATATTGTggtggtaaaataataattgtcagtACGTCTTTGGTCACcggtatagaaaaaaaatctggATGGACCATTGCATAACTTCGTAGTGCGTTGCACGCAAAAACTGACGTCTTGaccctaataagtaataaataataatattaataataataattgagtcGCTCCGGTTGCTCgcggatattatattatgtatacgtttGCACACAACCACAAAATTCGTTCACGCCACACGAACgatcattacaatattttgggCGTATTTTAACGTACACGAATCACTTTTAAATTGCGGTCCGAATacgcttatataaatattatcagtatTGAATCCTAAATCTTGAGAGGTCATGGTGTAATTACTAAATTGGAGTCCTTTTATGCAAACATGAGTTCCTATTTACTTATGTTTtacgtataaatgtatgatgcattagttatatatttttcgatgtttgataataatgaatatgattataaaaaataaaatatttcatctatGTACCGCATTGTGTAGGTATGCGTTCTATTAAATCGAGTAGGTGTACAACTGAGACCATATCAGTTCAATTCTAGATTCTAAAATAAACGGTTGCGATCTgtggataataaattaaaactatttttttctgtatcattatttaatagtgatagttatttattttcttgcatagttaaaaaatctatGACATATCAACCTGATATAAGGTATTTAAAGCTCTTCCCATTAAATccaatattgtatagtacttatttgtattattaatatattttgttgccGTATATTCTTTTGTGGGTTTCCAGGAAGAACACTTCTGAAAAtcaggaaaaaatatttaaatcaacatCATCACAACACGTCCTTAATTATTGGTGACCAAAAACCAGCACCCGTCGTATTGTCAGATACATTACGGTACACACACGAAATACTGTGAAAACACGACGCGACCTGGTCCTGGTCTAGTGTGCGATATAATAGAACATACaacatacaacataatattataaaatacccgATTGTGTTATGTAAATAACGTAGTACGCGTGTGCGCGCTACGCAATCTCTTCggcgaaaataaaataagaccCGAATCCGCCCGAGGCTGCGGCCGCCGACACGGCATAACGGTATGCGCGATGCtgtccaataaaaaaaatattgtcttcCTGGATCGATCGTCGCGGCGcctaatgatataatatacaaaaaaactatattttaaatattacctacttatcgTCCAAGaacgatcataatattatttacagtgatttatTTAGGATTGTTAGCTGCACGTTTTCTCTGTAGAGCGGGCGCGCAAAAAGCCCGAACGTTCTTCGGAATATTTTGTTCGTTAGTCGTCGTCCTTAAGCCTTCGAAACGATTGATTTGTTTATCGATTACTTGTACCTACATAGACTagttttgacaatatttttatagtttgacGTCGATACCACTGTTGacgaatagtttttttatgatttatgctgttcgttacaatatttattttattacgtattCGAAAAACGTTAATACGAGTATTAGTATGGCGATCGTCGAAAACAAAAACGAGAAATTGATCACAATAGGATTTTTTCGCACGAATAGAAGACACATTGACGAAGACGAACAAAAGacaaaaaaccaaaatcaaatacaaagCCGAATTATATAATCGTACctattattgtgatattattattattagtttaatatgcCTTTTtggcgttaaaaaaaaaaccgaccGGAGAATGGACGACAAATTATCTCGTTTTAAATCGAAACGTGTAGCGCATGATATAATGTCATAAATATCACGTTTGCAGGGGTGGCCGCACACGTGGGACGCGCGTGCTTCACACGATTTCAATTACCTATTGCAAACGTGtgaatatcatcataatatcgCAATAATAGGATTTTCCACCGCGCGGGCGTTACGCAATGACGATTATACGGTTTCGACACTGTCGTGCGGGCAAGGTTTAGGGCATTTAAACTCGCACACCCATACGCACTATATCACGATTTTCGAGGGGCAAATCGTCGTTTGCGTCcgatattattacagttatattatttacaataaattataatataatattgtgtagttatatcatattatgtattgtccATTCCAACGGATTTTTGCGCGTTGTAACGacagaaacaataatattattattattacctatatcgtCGATCGGAggacattaataatatgactacCGCTGGTGACGTGCGGCGAGCGAATAGTTTAGCAGCgacaacaaaacaatattattgtcgtgTCGTTTATGTACCGTTATTGtgcatatgatattatatacaacagtATGCACACgataatggtaataatttattaaccgCTTGCAGTCGAGCACACGGTATGGCACGCTTCTCGATCGAAGTCGCTAAAACCTATCCAAAGTGTGTTGACGGttcttatttctttattttttttaaaccgtatttatataaatattgtctaGAAAAGAACAAAACACAATgtcaaagaaaataaactttattcaTACTGCATTATACatcatttcatataatattgtcgtcgTCCCTCGACAGTTTCCTTTGTATAGCTTTTTTTTCCCGTCGCTATATAAAGAGGAGAATATAGCTGATTATGGTACAGGTTGACAGGGGGTTGGGggtaaaagtttaatatatacaaaaataaaagttaatttaaggtcataaaaaaaagatctTAGTCGGTAACAGTCAAAGTtgagagatttttttttttaattccgttatataattaaaattaattttgtttaaagataaataacataggaagtatatttatattataaaaatattttaatatttacaaagtaaaaaataaaaaataaaaaagtacttaACAAATTAGTGGTAACCATTTTCCGGTTTCATAAGACCGTTTTGATGCGATAAATGCTTATCAATTCTGTATCCGTCCAGTTAATAGCTGCTGTGGTGGTCGTCGTGATGTTCGTAATGGTCATCGTGACTCTTGACCGGGTACGGTACGGGGACTTCAACTTTCACAGGAACTTTAACCGGGTAAGGGACGTGCTTGACGACCGGGTACGGGACGGGCTTATCCACTGGATACGGTATGTGCTTCTCGACTGTTACCGGGTATGGGCGGTCGACTGGCACCTTGACTGGGTAAGGCACTGGCTTCTCAACTGGGTACGGGACGTGTTTCTCGACGGGTACGTGCACCGGGTATGGGCGGTCGACGGGCACCTTGACGGGGTACGGGACATGTTTTTCCACTGGATACGGTACGTGCTTCTCGACGTACACTGGGTATGGCTTGGGCACGTGCACGGGGTACGGACGGTCGACGGGCACCTTGACTGGTACTGGAATCTCCTTGACCACTGGGTATGGCTGAGGCACGGCTACCTTGACGGGGTACGGCACTGGTTTTTCGACGTGTACGGGGTAAGGTTTTGGTACGTGGACCGGGTACGGGCGGTCGACGGGTACGGCCACCTTCACGGGGTATGGCACGTGCTTTTCGACGGGTACGGGGTATGGGTGCGCCACCTCCTTGATAATGGTCTTGGACAGCACGTGACCATGACCGTGGTAATCGTCACCACCGACTCCCACGTCGTATCCGTAACTCGAACCGTAACCGTAACCGGTGTCGAACAGACTCCTCTTGTCCTGGGTCTTGTCCGCGGACGATTTTTTGTCATCGTCTACTGAAGCTTTCTTCACGTCATCGTCCTTGCCCAACGCGTAGGCGCACAGCCCGAAAACGCACACCGTGTACAGGAGACCTTTCATCGTGATAGCGAACacgctataaataaaaataaatatcaaatcttatataatatacgtgtattGCCTCGTCTTCGAGCACTGCTCGTTTCAGCTCCGGCTCGGTCCAACACTGACTGCTGACAATTCGGACAAAACGGACGGTTTTGTACTGTTCGATCGCGCTGTGAGGGTGGGGATCATGTTTGAGTACCTCCCCACCCTCGGTGATACACTGCGGGTGTGCTTTGCTCGATGGCTCCCGGTCAAGTCTACTTTCTCGGATCGCGATCCAGTTACGACTCATTTATTCGTAACGCGTATTATTCAttactttatatgtatatattatgttcccACATCGATCCAATGGACATCATCTACAGTGTTCATAGCACACACATGTTCAAATGTAGATCTAATTGAAACAAACAGTCtaaatttcacataatatataataaaaattacgatattacattgaagcataatataatattaaatacgagtaaaataataatacgtaattcAAGTTATCCGTCAAATACAACTACTcgggtatacataatataagacacatacaatatattatattattatatgatgccTGCAGTGACGGGCGGCATATTGAGAGTCGCTCAAAAACTCACTTatctggattttttttattgcttactaaaataaatatacgattTATGATTCACAATATccgtgtattgtattttagatattttctaATAGTAACTGTCAACATTTGTCTCATATGGTATACTGggattttaatactattatgtgGTTCtagtaaagtaattttttttcaaaatcttaatattttaaaaatattaaatagaaaaacaaaacaaaaagtgATTGACGAGGGCCAAGATTAATAGacgctatttattatatatataatattagatttattttacatgagCTAGTAATGATATAGacgattatataaaaactaaaaaattatgaaatatttccaaaattataatagatgattAAGTTTATATCAAAgtgaattttgttattataataataaatatacatttttctttcattaaaaaaattaatgtattatgttattacaataggtactgcttgttattcatatttttcattattccaAATGCAAAAGATGAGTTATAAACGTAATCGCgattcatcaaatattttatctaattttttaattcaatatcgGAATTATCAGAATATTGAATTATCTTAGACAGCTGgcactaataattttatcagtaGATACTTACCtaccattaattttaataagttataactcctataataattattttgctatTCAGGGTCATTTAgcgattatattttctttatttcatttcattttttttttttttttataatagctaattatttttttcaaatacttaaacataaaaaatattgtttgtatcaCAAACTTTGTAATCATCTCATTGTCCTTTAGAGtttggtattaaatattaatgcaataaaaaaaaaattacaacattaatatattttttctttttatataataataatatatatgagtaAACGAGAACGATATTACGTTCAATGAAAAGCGATATCacgtttacttttttttattattcattattcagtGATTTAGGAGCAAAGTCGGTCAGTGACCTAGAGAAGGACAGGTTTTCTTATGCATCTCTTGGCCAAGTCacggttataatatttcttatgtacaataatgatacatattattattgttataaaatacgatATCTAATGCgattataaaatcatcaaGACACAACATacacattcaaatatatatgtacattacacatagtatataggtatataataattcaacgcACTGATGGTTATTGCacggatttatattttattgttgctaTTTAAATCACCTGTTGACGGGCttcattgttgttgtttttctgtggttaaaaaataaccttaaaggatattataattactatattttaatacgataacgttaattatttaaataatagttaaactcgatacaaatattaatatatacactgtAATGCACTGTACAAGCAcagtatttaactatatagcttatatataacttatagttactataatatacgataacaatattaaacaattttacaaattttaaatatataaaaaaatgttgaacgaTATTAACATCCAATAAGTCAGATTTTGTTGGATAATTTAGAAAACTTGGCAGTTCACGGCTATCTCGTTTTGTTTAATCACCATATACTGTGCCAAACCCAACACTACATTTTGTTTGCACTATAAAGCTTTTAATATTTGCCTATACAAGTTTCAAAAACAGCCCAACAACGCTGAATTCGTATCGTCGGACAATTGTTTTAAGCTTTGATTTCAACTGTAATGTTTTGTTGGCCACGTTTGGcactaacaattttaaagtttagtaGCTAGTTTTACACTTTTCCAACAAATgcctaaatatttactttgtatTGCCTACTTTTCGTACCTTGAGTTTAGCCGTTTTTCGAgtcattttgtattgtttttatgaaaacaacGAGACGAAACCTTTCAGGTTGGGTCAACTTATCATGAATCGTGCGAATTGTCCAAAATGAAATAAGACGAGtgcaatttacatattttgttaggATAACGACGgcgttgatattatttataatatgaacgaTGCGCGGGACttggaataataaattcttgtgaaaaacgaaataataataattatctcatGTAAAATCTCAAACGCGCAGTATAAGACTACACACGACGGGGCTCGGACGCGGTCGCTGCGCCCACGAAACACACTTGACCATCCACTGTAAACGCCGGCggagatttattaatttttatgtattttttttcttacgtaATTCGGTGTGCGCGCGCGCGACACGataataagcatattattactgtagaTTTTATATTCTCGACGTCCTGACGCGTCCCGTCCACCTCACGCCGCGAATGGATTCGTCTCGGTCTGCAGTCTCgcgaacacaatattttatctcaTATCGTTCCATAGAGTGGGCTATAATAAGATCGATGGCAGCATATtcgtttttatgatatttttgagtACAACCTCGcaatacttatatactaaaaatcaaCGCGAATTcggttacatattatttgactGTGATCGGTGGATGACTGCAATCACCGCGTCGATGTCATCATAATGATCAATTTAAGCGAAAAGTTGTTTACTgcgtattaaatatacttatattatgtgcacttctaatggtttttttaaaacagtaatatgatatttaataatgcattcatctatttttttttcaagttaattttattaagttattattattttttaatcatctcGGTGTGCCTTtcgtattttaatgttataatatattgatagtataagtataaatttaactatagacAGTTTTTCAATTCCACACTCGTCTCCATCATTCGAACAACGCTCAACGGTCTTGactaaatgtacattttaaacagaAGTTTAAGTAACGGCTGTGATACTGCTAGTGTAGTGGTGTCGTAGCTTCGTTGTTTAAAAAGAACTATTACGCGTTTAAAACAATGAACGTAGAACTAAACGAATTTCAAATGTTCTCGTGTCAGACTTGTTATAATAATCCTAGCCATATTTCTGAATTGTCTGTAGCAGGTTGTGatctaattttgtttgttcaGCTATAGAAGtactaaactatattttatatctgcattttaaattttaacttacaaactatattatacatgtatcaaCCATCGAGGACTTTATATATGCTTTGGACAAAAGATTTCCCTGTCTGTGTgcataggtatctataaaatacCGTACGttgttatttagtatttcaaAGTGCACTTACCCTTTTCGAATATTTGGATTTTCTTTTAAAGAATTTCCATCACGGGGTTATTTTAGCCGGAGGAACTGACCGAATTCCGTGTACCTATAACCTGGACGTGGGCCGGTCACATGGGTAATTGAGTAAAAATCGTCCGTTGATTTAATACCGCTAGCACGAAGTATATGGAATTACGAAGTTACAAAGTTGTAAGCATTTTCTTATAACGGGGACCACCAAAAACGAGGATAAAATTTATGTGTCACAATGTaggtaaatacaatatttttacaatgtgtatagataataagtacTTTCGATCACGCTGCAGTGAAATAAATGTGAACTCCAAAATTAAGAGAAGAAAATTGAGCTTTctgtaattaataatgcaGAGTACAGAACTAGGAAtacttaatgaaatattttttgataagtatagttattttcaaaaatcagtttatttttttattaaaattaaacataatatgtttttcacaAGTTTTTAAACTGATCAATTGAAgttctaattaaaatttttatttactgttaatattttattaaaatacaaaaaaatcaacttaaaaatatggttaattaataactaaaataacttatagttTCTATAGTATGCAAATGTGAACctgattgtataatattattgttatttgtattttaatatattattttattatcatatataataaatatatatattataattattcttaataatccgtttttttttcttttactaaaTCTTGGAGTAACATGttgataaataacatataaaaatgttttatttaccaaatacaatataataatatggtactcAAAGCTTATCGATAAGCGGATATCCTTTGTGGTATATTTCGATTACCTGGATtgccaataaattattattgcaataattaaaatttcccTCAGTCGCTCACTTCGTTTGTCTTGGCGAGTCTCCGAATGGGGTAAAGTCTATCACGGCATCGCGCTAAGTAGAGTGGAACCGGTCAACGGCGGTCACTGCTCCACTGCACTAGTACACATAAAGGTATACAGCGCGTGCACACGCGCGgcgtatgcatattataatgtaggtacctactgcagATTCGTCAGccgtatatcattatattccgCGTTGTTCTCACGTGTACACAcgatcgtatattattattttcttattatttcgtaCACAGCCCGAACTCGAGACATTATATAATAGCTGCAGTACTCACGAGATTATCATCGAACGCGGTggcgttataaaatatattacactattgcagtgggtattataatactattacatgagtgtatattattattgttgtgtacGTCGTCGAAAAATATGTCGAAACGGTCTGAATTAATTTGTtcggtaattactaattatatattatgcattgcgATATACATGTAAAACAATACTACCTATCTATCGTACACACTGCACCAGGattaagcataataataataatattatcatcgtaaTACGTACAAAGTTACACGACTTGTTGGGCGTCGTTCGGTTTCGGTCGTTTATGGGACAAGTATAGTAGTATATCGACGAGTTTCCGCGAATGCAACAACCTGCAGGTATAACATGTcttatagtgttattataatttcatttcatgttgttatattataattcttaattttttttcccggATGACACATTTTGAGAGATGAATGGTTTTCATTTTGGTAAATGACGTTTGCCGTggaatatcaaattttatattaatgtaaaaaccgACGGGATGGAGAATACTGTAGGTGTGTtgtaaacaaattgaaaaaacaaactgtataagtatatattaatataatacgatgttTGGGTCgcctgttataatatattatgtattgatataactataataaatgaacACAAATCTTGACGGGTTTGTTGCGTTATTAAAAACTCGCCAAACtagcatatatataaaataacttccTCGAATGTGGacttctattataaaatgcattagCGACATAAAAcgcgttaataataataattttataactgatGAGCTACAAACATATTGGGTTGTTCTATAACGAATTCCAATTACGCTGTTAAAACcacgataataaaaacaaaataacaagcTGATGTATAGTTATGACCTATTACTCGGAAAATTTATTTaccgtacattttttaaaaaccaacgAGAAAAATGACTATCTATTATTGTGAATCGTATGTTCACATCGACACCAAAAAagagtgaaaataaaatttgaaatcaacAGTGATGTGAATATACATTACCACATAACATATACCTGCATCAGAGACAACTGagctattattaaaacactgCATTTTGGTGATCATAGttgaaatacttatatattagatatacttataaacatacttactgaaaaatcaattttgctAGAACAATTAATTGCTATTATTGGTTAAAACACTGAAATAACTattctaaaagaaaaaattaaaaaaaaaaaaaaaatcgaataaggtaaaaaaatggttttattctacgaaacatatacatagttatataataaacgacGTATATATAAGCGTAGACATGAACAGGTACAATGGTTAAATCAATTCGTtcgctttatattattatattacattttacaagaCACCCAATCGGATCTTGGAGACCATGTCAATAACTGTGATGATCATCGTACGAGTGTTCTTCGTAATGATGGTGATGTGGCACTTCGTATGGTACAGGGACTGCGACTTTGACAGGAACTTTGACGTGGTACGGCACTGGTTTCTCGACCGTGTACGGCACTGGCTTGTCGACGGGGTACGGCACGTGCTTCTCGACGGTCACCGGGTAAGGGCGGTCTACCGGAACTTTGACTGGGTATGGTACGGGCTTTTCAACGGTGTACGGGACGTGCTTCTCGACGGGCACGTGCACGGTGTATGGTTTGTCGACGGGTACCTTGACTGGGTAAGGTACGTGCTTGGTTACCTCGTACGGAACGCGCTTCTCGACGTAAACGGTGTACGGCTTGGGCACGTGAACGGTGTATGGTTTGTCGACGGGTACCTTGACTTCATAAGGTACGTGTTTGTAGACGGTGTATGGTTGTGGAACCTTCACTTTGACTTCATACGGGACGGGCTTGTCGACGTGCACTGGGTAAGGTTTTGGTACATGCACGGGATATGGACGGTCAACGGGTACTTCAACCTTTACTGGGTACGGTACGTGTTTCTCGACCTCGACTGGGTATGGCTGGGCGACTTCCTTGATGATAGTCTTGGATAGGACTTGTGGTTCGTGGTGGTAGTCGTGACCGGACAGCTCGTGACCAAAACCGCCGGAACCGTATCCATAGCCGGTGTCGAAAATGCCTCTCTTGCCTTGGTTTTTGCTATCGTCGGTAGTTGCTGTAGCTTTGTCCGCTTTTTCTACCGATTTACCTGTAGTGCTTTCCGACGCCAATGCGAAGGCGCACAGACCAAACACGCACACTATTTTGAAAACTCCTCTCATATTGTCGTTGGACTTTGGATCGGGTCGATCGACTGATGCTATTCCGTTGAATTCATCAGTTTTTGTAGTATCCCGAACACCCATAATGGAAGTAATTTTCATCTCCCCCTCCACGGCGGGGGGAGGCGAGATCTACATACTTTCCAATGCTATTAGAATGGCTCCTATGTAATCTTCTTATACGCCTATTTGAACCTTGAAAAGTAAACGTAACTTAAGTATTGCTCAGTATTATTACAGCGTAGGTGACTGTTACAAATACACgcatagtaggtacctacctatattacctatgtaatatataacttgTGTTTTCAACTTAACGTGCATATACTCAATGAAAATGTAGAACTCTTTGTTTTTATCGACATTGTGAATTCGTATTGTATTACTGTACTTTGAAATCAGATTACACACGGTTAgaaatgtgttatttaaaaatactgtgaTATAACGCATATAGtttcatattatcattgacatatatttttaggaatAAAATCGATTAATGAAGAGTATACCTTACGTGATTAGTACCTATTCAAGGGTAGTTGAAATtactgatttaatttttattactattctgtattaaaatttctaatacattattatacacttgtacaaaatgagttttattctcaaaaatattatattgactagattttattacttatatttctacaaataaataatattttttacaaattgttgaaattgccgat
The DNA window shown above is from Aphis gossypii isolate Hap1 chromosome 2, ASM2018417v2, whole genome shotgun sequence and carries:
- the LOC114127261 gene encoding tetra-peptide repeat homeobox protein 1-like — protein: MKGLLYTVCVFGLCAYALGKDDDVKKASVDDDKKSSADKTQDKRSLFDTGYGYGSSYGYDVGVGGDDYHGHGHVLSKTIIKEVAHPYPVPVEKHVPYPVKVAVPVDRPYPVHVPKPYPVHVEKPVPYPVKVAVPQPYPVVKEIPVPVKVPVDRPYPVHVPKPYPVYVEKHVPYPVEKHVPYPVKVPVDRPYPVHVPVEKHVPYPVEKPVPYPVKVPVDRPYPVTVEKHIPYPVDKPVPYPVVKHVPYPVKVPVKVEVPVPYPVKSHDDHYEHHDDHHSSY
- the LOC126550081 gene encoding uncharacterized protein LOC126550081; translated protein: MKITSIMGVRDTTKTDEFNGIASVDRPDPKSNDNMRGVFKIVCVFGLCAFALASESTTGKSVEKADKATATTDDSKNQGKRGIFDTGYGYGSGGFGHELSGHDYHHEPQVLSKTIIKEVAQPYPVEVEKHVPYPVKVEVPVDRPYPVHVPKPYPVHVDKPVPYEVKVKVPQPYTVYKHVPYEVKVPVDKPYTVHVPKPYTVYVEKRVPYEVTKHVPYPVKVPVDKPYTVHVPVEKHVPYTVEKPVPYPVKVPVDRPYPVTVEKHVPYPVDKPVPYTVEKPVPYHVKVPVKVAVPVPYEVPHHHHYEEHSYDDHHSY